CATTGCTACAATTTATTCTAATGAAATACACTCCTGCGGGTAAATGAGATACATCAATTCTTTGGGTGGACAGGTCAAGCCCTGTCCCTACAGACATTATTTCAATACCAAGCATATCAAATATTTGCACTTTATAACCTTCCGAAGTTTTAATTCAGAGATTATATCTTCACAAATTTCTCAACTCTATTTCGGATAAGAATGAAATAGTTAATTGTATTAAGTTCTGGAATAA
This window of the Ignavibacteriota bacterium genome carries:
- a CDS encoding T9SS type A sorting domain-containing protein, which codes for MQIFDMLGIEIMSVGTGLDLSTQRIDVSHLPAGVYFIRINCSNGACSIVEKFVKQL